The Agaribacterium sp. ZY112 genome includes the window GCCAATACCAGCCCTTATCAGGACAGTACTTTAATGAACGTTCAGCAAATAAAGCGCTCGCCGATATCGGTATTGGAAAATAAGCATGACTGCGGCTCTTAAGTGCAAGGGCTTTTTCAGGGTAATAACTGCGCCGATTGAGCCTTCGAGAGTCAAGGCTGCTTAACGTTGCTTCACGCAAGCGCTTGGGAAAGTTCTGTTCCGTTTCGGTATAGGGCAAGATAGCGTCAATCAGAATTAAACCCTGAATACGCTCAGGGAAACTTGCGGCCAATAAGCTCGCAATCATAGCTCCGCGACTGTGACCAAGAATATAACAGCTTGACCAATTAAGCTGATCCAGAACTTGCACCAACTCACGGATATCTTGCCAAATATTATAAGCCCCGCAGCCCGGCCTAGACTGGCTTAAACCATGGCCGGCCATATCAAGAGCAACAACATCACACTGCGTTAACAAAGGAGCAAGCACAGAAAAACTGTTAGCGTTATCAAGCCAACCGTGCAGGGCCAGAACATGCACCTCCGCCGATTTA containing:
- a CDS encoding alpha/beta fold hydrolase, translating into MSQAQEEVFKLDAITLAALRWNKSAEVHVLALHGWLDNANSFSVLAPLLTQCDVVALDMAGHGLSQSRPGCGAYNIWQDIRELVQVLDQLNWSSCYILGHSRGAMIASLLAASFPERIQGLILIDAILPYTETEQNFPKRLREATLSSLDSRRLNRRSYYPEKALALKSRSHAYFPIPISASALFAERSLKYCPDKGWYWQYDSRLNLVSELRLTVKQAEAVLSAFPQKALVLCATEGLLKRPLCRELELSDHLDLHTVEGPHHVHLSECTQKLALVAELVLSYISHD